Below is a window of Salvelinus sp. IW2-2015 linkage group LG11, ASM291031v2, whole genome shotgun sequence DNA.
CGCAATGCAGCCCCTTTTGACACCAATCTATATGGCACTCCGGTGGCACAGgagctgaaagtaaacacatatcctcattgagTGGgctttacagaatcctgagtctGTAAGTCTATACGTGTAAAAGCTCACTGTAATTACATAGGCGTTGAAGTGCACTATTTCTCTCATAAACGCAGTGTCtgggtatggcaaacacttttagtGGTGATTTAAAAGTCGACTATCTAGAATCGAACACAGGTAGGACCTCATAgatggcctgatggattgtcatcgaagacaggttcattAAGGCTTATTGAACGCCCACATAGGCTTCCAGGTTGAATTTAGGGAGAGAGGAACATTATTCcctatggggagacatgtcattgtaaactgtttgatgtataACACCTTACTTTTAACTATTAAGGTTAATGCCACGCGTTCAATGTTAGGctttgcacagatcgggaggaccttagaacgttcctgaggtcaaaatGCTGCTTCTCTtcaacttctctctctgtctcaccaaaacagcaaaaaaatatgaaatgaggTCAGAAGCGTCAGTTTGGGTCCTTCTTCCTGTTCcctgtcgctgcactcagaccgaGCTAGCTACGGGTCAAGCGCGGGCAGTGCATCTCGTTGAACTCTGCCACGGCACAGGCCTGGAGATAATGGCAATGCCATTTCAGGCTTTGTTtggtgtctttaagcaccgtactttttcactccatccttttatccccttttcttcgtGGTATCCAAGTCAGTAATGTAAAActaatcttgtctcatcgctacaaatcCCGGTATGGGCTCAGGAGCAGACGAAGGTcggaaagccacgcgtcctccgaagacACAAACCCAACccaaagccgcactgcttcttaacacagcgcagcCTCCAACCCGGAGCAGAAGCCcggcaccaatgtgtcggaggaaacaccgcctGACATGGCCCCCTCTCTAGCCGCGAActgcccccggcccgccacaggagtcgctgggagcgcgatgagacaaggcatgatccctaccggccaacccctcctaacccgaacgacgcttaggccaacggacctcccggtccacggcggctgcggcagagcctgggcgcgaacccaaaGCAGACTCTTACgctggcgcagctagcactgcggaTGCAGTGGCAGAGCTAttcgagacccacttaaaaaatgttcgtTTCCCAGCCCGCCTACCACAAACACTGCAACCTGGATAGCTCTCTCTTAGTAAGAGCTTATATTTTTTGTTGGTGACCACGTCTTTCTTGAACTGAGCCGAATTCTTGATCCCCAACTGTTAGGAGCCAGACTTCTCTTAAATCCGGTACGGGATAGAAATAAATGGCTGGATTCTTTTTTTAAAAAAACCTAGACACACCGAGAAGGATATGACTATATGTTCGTATGTCGGTACGGTTACAATACTTAGCACCCTACTTTACGTTTTTACATTTATCAGTTTACCATGTATGAACTCAGGGTAATGCAAGACGCTGCGATATTCCAAAAGAACACGGACTCTCACGACAAGCCCTTAAGGACAGTTCGTTAAGCAGTATTCATTCGCGATAGGGCCTGGCCCCGGGTGTGGGgaaaatgaacccacaaccctggcgttgcaagcggcCATGCTCTACCATACTGTAAGCACACGGTGACTGGTTACTCCCACGCTAATAACCATGGGGCCACATAACCCAAAAAGCTGAGTCCTCGAaccgccatcttgttcggggccaactgtccattacYtcttcgaaatattttccgtttaggagaaaaggccacatgcatttgcaatgtgcttgtgcatttgcaatattatttattttccctctggtgggaatttcctagactgcggaaaaatgaccaaaatMtgttatttttataaaacggaaaccgaatgtccgagagatttagtttgatgacttcctgaaagatctctcccccgcgcacggcccgacgccgtccgcgaattttagaaacgttgcaggacgtctagtaagggaccttacatttgcaatgtggcgtttctcactaaccatatggcgagtgctaaaatgttcccttaaggtatggaaaggccttggaaaggccataagcgtaagccaacataattcattattttacattaacatgtaatacatgcattatgaagaaaatggtgtaatttaggctccacgaaatatgaaatgggttatgaagaaaatcgtgtatggttgcctacatgacaaaaaggcgttctgattacaagtgcaccagtatccaaagtattaagcgaaatcaagcacagaaaacagcattggcattaataaaacaatatttcccacgaattaagtcgcaggtaaatgtgcgtcttttctcaaattctgttcagcaagtctaaaacagtacatataggcatacaacgacacattttaaaacatggttaaacaaagacaacatttctgtatattcatgacgttgaattagccattaagaagaacaaaaatgaaatataaatgatCACGTCTATATGGTTGTTGCAAAGgcttgtgtcgcctactggttaaattcgtgtcttttcgcacgaattaagtagcacagaaattcgtgtattttcaaacgaatttaaCCAGCCCAAACcagcccaaaaatgcacaaaaacgcacgaaatctgctgaaatacatggtgtacatatatgcgcgaattgaatgtgagactgtgttgatCTAGGAGATGTTAGAAATATTAGTGCTGTTTTGGACACATTTAAGGCGAACTCCGGGTCTCAACCAATAGCCAATAGGCTAAATGTGCCAAGCAGGGCTACAGCAACTTCCAGAGAGGGTAAGGCTCCTTGGGCTTTGCGGTAGCCTTTCTGGTTTGGGTGTCCTCGGCAGAACGGTGTCACGTAACCAAGTGGTCACATAATGTTTTGGGTTCCACTGCGCAAGAAAGGGTCCGTGGAGTTTTTTGAAAATCAAGGCAAACACACGGtgaattttgatttttttttttattcacgtTCTGACGGGCCTCTGCAGTGCATAGATGTATCCAATAGTTATTCAGAATTCTTGCCACTGCCAcagagaagacagggaagaaaccacAATTTACCTACCTCTAGACCGCCATTTAGTTTGTCATTCTATTATTTTTCATGACATTCTTGTGATAATTAATCAGAATGAATTTTCCAGAAATAGTTTTACCAGCTCTgtgtattctcaaattgaaaaatgTGAGGGAGCGCCGCTCCTACAACCCTGCTTATGGAGCCAACAATTGATCTACATTATGCAGTATTGCTATGTTTATACGTGCTCCTGATAAACCCATCCATGCATAAAGCAGTGTGTAATTCATGCATAAAGCTCTTTACAATTACCTTCTCTGGGTGCAGCAGGATCCCATGCCGACCACATTTGTACGAAGAAAAAAGGAGTCCAGCAAACAATATAAGCTAGGACGATGACAAAAGTCATTTTGACAGTTCGGATCTTCGCTTTTGATATGAGCCTCACGCTGCTCACTCGAGAGAGCGCTGCGCCTTTGTACGCCCGCGGCGTCAGAGACATACACTGATCCCGTCTGGTTTTCATTTTAAAGTTTTGCCATATTTTAAAACTTATCAGGCCATAGCAAAGACTTAGGATAGCCACTGGAATTATGTAGATTGTAAGACTAATCCATGTAATGTACGCCTTGGCGCCCCAGGGTTGCACGAAGTCTCCCCAACAGTCATAAACTCCGTTGCCCACATCCCTCAACGAAAATATATACACTTGAGGGGTACTGAAAATCAGACTAAGCATCCAAGAGGCAATCACATAAAAACGGTCCTTCCTCTTGTGCAGAGAGCGAAGCGGCTGACATATCGCCAAGCATCTGTCTATGGACATTAGAACAAGCATGTAGGTGGACCCGAACATCCCGACAACCTGTAGGTACTTCACCAGCCTGCACAGTAAGTCCGGCCCGTAGAAGCGGAATGTAATGTCCCATATAAGCTGCGGGAGGACCTGAAAGATTGCCACCACCAGGTCCGCAATACTGAGGTGTTTCATGAAGTAATACATCCGAGAGTGGCTGTGCTTGCTCGTATGGATAGCCAAAAGGACGCAAATGTTACCGACCATCGCGAGCAGCAGAACTAGGATAAGAACGGTCACCTCCACTTTGGCCACCTCCTCGTTCCGCTTCAAGGGGTTCACGATGGACTGGTTCCTAGTACTGGTCTCGTTTCCACCGCGACTCGAGTTGGTCCGTGAATCATTTATAATCGCCCACAAGTCTTGGTCTCGCAGAAGGTCCTCCATCATTCATGCGTAAACTCGCCACCTTACACAAGCTCCGTTTTCTACGTAGTTCTATGTGCTTTTGTGAAATAAAAACGTTGGAATTATACGATGCTCCGTCGCTCTGTTTGCATAGTGTGTTTCACCTGGAGCCCAAAAACACTGCCTATTATCGAGTACCAGACATCGGTGAAGTGACTGATTGGCTCCTCATCTGTtccttgtttatttgtttatcatTTCCCGTTATTGCAAAGTTTAttaagatgtttttttctgtttacATGTTTGTCTCTTGGACGGTAGGCTTACCAAAGGCAAAGTAAAATCCAATAGTAAGGTGTCCCAATTAGGCGTAGACTCTGGGAGATATGTTCtaggtaaatacaaataaaagaagCCTACATTTTACAAGTCAGTTGCTAAAAGATCAAACAtggataaatgaataaataaatgtatgatatgtGCAATTACTAGACTAATCAATRCAGCAATCAATCAATGTCAACCATATTAATAGGCTACTAATAATAAACTAATTATAATAATCACCATAATCTTACAAATAATKATTCTAATCATACTTACTAATCATGATCAAAATTATAACATTAAGATAAGATAATTAATATTCATGTACTTACCATATTATAAAGACAGCCTTTCCAACGTGATGCACAGCAACTAGTGCTCACAGATTATTTTCTAGAGGGGCTTTTGTCCACATCCCTTGATGTCTTTGTAGCATGTATGAGGTCTAATGCAGTGCTTCAAGCACAGCATACCAAATCGTGCAAGCTGGGACCCTCCCTCTGCCCACGCCCTCTTTTGGTACCACTTCTGTCCCAACGGAGGACCGGCTAAGATACTCACAGCCGTCACTAGATGGCTATGCAAGCAACAGTATATCATTTTCCAACCTATAATTAACACAGGgcatttattgttattttttttacagtaagaAAAAACGAAATGAGTTATCAATATTTTAAGCATGAAAGGTACAAGTGTAGATTTTTTGAATAATataaaattaaaatgttttgGGCTTTCCTATTTTGCATGTTAtcttggcattaatacgtgtcacatatcagtttgcaaacaatgtttaaaaaaaatacagtatatatatataattaagttaaaacttctctagggtagggggcagcattcggaattttggatgaaatgcatgcccaaattaaacggcctgtttctcgggcccagaagatatgatatgcatataactggtagatttggataggaaacactctaaagtttccagaactgttaaaatagtgtctgtgagtttaacagaactgatttggcaggcgaaaacctgagaaaaataaagtttcacagagctttttcttgtttacattttatattgatgacgttattgtccggttgaaatagtatcgattatttaggctaaaaacaacctgaggtttgaatataaacatcgRttgacatgtttctatgaactttacggatacaatttagatttttttgtcttcctgttttgactgcgtttgagcctgtggattactgaagaaaacagcTCCAatatgcaggtgtttcagcctagctcagtgctttctgtggtggtggggcaagccagcagaaaatacggagcgttgcaccgtgattggctcagtgttctgtcactcatggggacactacgtcaccgccagtCTAAGGATAGActtcgaaaattcaagccctttgggtgctgccatagagttacattagaagtgcccatccaagaaggctcaaggtcattggccatagataaaatgatgtcaaatcacattatatctacagtagctttgattggactgatcatgtcaacatcatactcgcagtcatcatcatgaatcaaatcgacaatctactggcaaatcctttttaatcgttgtcatatgaagagaaataatgatgagaaattatagataaaacatagcGTTGCTCATCGGACAttagacataaacattacacaacaagttgaaatcgcaaattcaacaatgagtggtgagtccaaaatgtattttatgctgctgcataaattatgtaatatgtcagggagatatgtatactctacctcagaaagtaatactaagtgtatgttgtgaagTAAGCTGTtcgtagcccatgtgcctcaccctagtaagttggtctattttcacctcttaatttcgcctactgttctgacttggtggtgcacatgtagcctataacctgtttttgagaaatgtaatggtcgaatattgtaagagctttcattgtctgcttatatgccccctttatttatcctgcggttctgacttggtgtacagggagaacactgtaagaatggcccatgttctgaattctgacaatgtacatttcaaaagtgctgaacaaatagttatattgactacatccgtcctagctcgctcattaatgtcttaatcaaaaatacggattgcctcttatctgctcgtaGTCCCCTTGTgccagtttgtacatctcaattgtcagtagagagCACATTTTTAAGCAAGTcatccatatcagctatgtttttttaaaggctgtaaatgaggctgaatgaactgtttcgctgccagacaaggctcagctgatagccaggtgtagcggtggtatagtgaaattcatgtattgtttagtgttgtgttgtgtagtgtagtgtagtggctttgctggcatgcatcccacatttaacatttttgccccaccaatatttacatgctaaaatcggcaCTGAGCTAGAGATATCTTTCCAATCCACCGAATCCGCCTATGTTGAACTTCCGCATCTGCgttgaaaggtgacagagctagagtgatGTTTGTCTGACCATGAGacgtcccgaaaatcggtcttgtcacaaaatcgtctgtagcatccaaacatTTTTGGctatacactaatatgacccctctgtgcaaaggcgagactctcatgaacatatCGGTCttaagatataggacagacactattttgggggggtttatctgttgttccattttaatctgttattcaatgcgtttgtatgggctaatagcagaaaGTCCCCCAAAGATTTCAGCAAATgaattatatatttgttttatttttcaaggggtcttaaattctaaatgaaatagctaaatgatccttggtatgaccttcttaaaacattTCGGTATGACATAGAACTATCCGCtattccatgtagtgaatctgtaaaaacaaaatggtggACATAGACTtgctagctatgttagctagctagctgggattttctacaaggaatctgcctcccgaaaaaagcttctcccaagtgagtgtgacacctactcccgttgttgcctgctgcactgcggCTTGGATTCCAtctggcgatctgttcactgtctgccctgacctgtctacccctgtctggtacaggtacccccgccaCATCCCCGCTCTCCCAAGCTTTCACttgcctccagcacacacacacttacaaacaccCACTGCAGACTTTGGACTGACTCGAATTTTAGGTAGGCTAATTAACTTGTGAAACTTATTATGTGAATTTTCTCAGAAACGCTTTAATGAACTAGTATAGGcctacaatttatttattttatctcatACTTTTATAGCCTACAGGACTTAGCTACTCTCTCAAGTAATCTTGTTGGGGTGAGTGCCTCTTTGAACTTAAAACGGATAGCCCAATGTcgttatatttttttcttgtccTTTATGCTATTTGTCTCATGACTCCTgcgtgctttgttgactatgaattTGCTTGTTTATctaaccgtgggacagactatgtttgttcccataCTTGGGACTCTGACTCTATTGGTTACAcggactcttggcctcccatcctattctaaccacctctcgaaGGCTTTCTATTCAGGTAACCTGATGAATTTGCCGTACAATATCTTGTTGcaatctgatgcacattcaaatgtcataaaaaatcaacactgcagagctctccctgtcctatgccgTACCCTGAtcgtattactgctgatgatatctggaaatgtgcatgtacacccaggcccatctactgttgctagccccaattctgacttgtgcactgatatctgtttcactgacttctgctctcgtaaaagcctggattttctgcacgttaacactagaagcttattacctaaaaatSTGTCAattgggttcacagctccaatccagatatATTGgacattactgagacgtggttaagaaaaaaaaattgaacactgatgttaacctttctggttctaacgttttcggcaagacagatcttccaaaggtggtggagtggcaaactttaccaaggaacaccttcagtgttcagttgtctccaccaagtctgtctccatacaatttgatttgctggttttaagcattacactttcaaatagctctttgttgactgttgctgggtgttatagtccacgatcagcaccggcctgtaccctacctgcccttagctctctcctggccccctaCACTAAGTCCTGTGAGGTGACCTAacctgggacatgcttaaaccacctgaccaagtcctaaagcaaatgggactccctaaatctttctcagattattaccaatcccacaaggtatgacttcAAACACCCATAAAAGGCTACTCACCTTGATGAtgtcctcacaaataatcctgataggtatcagtctggtgttttctgtattgaccttagtgatcactgttttacagacTGTGTTCAtgatggctgctcagtgaaacagcCTGTCCTGATTTTTCatagatgcttgctaaaaaactttaatgagcaattattccttcatgacctggcctctgtaaattggtatagaatcagcttgatccacgctgtcgaagacgcttggaccttcctttttgatattttcagtgttattgttaacaaacactcccccataaagaaaatgagaattaaaaacaggttcagcccctggtttgaccttgatcttgcagagttactccacctcaagaattccatttgatGAAAGGCTCTGCacatgcatactcaggctgactggctctcgttcaggcaaatgagaaataagtgcattCAGGCTATCCGGAAAGCCAAAGTTAACTACTTTAATTAGTGTTAcgatacaagtattctgtgtgtatcctgtgtgtattt
It encodes the following:
- the LOC111970313 gene encoding isotocin receptor-like yields the protein MMEDLLRDQDLWAIINDSRTNSSRGGNETSTRNQSIVNPLKRNEEVAKVEVTVLILVLLLAMVGNICVLLAIHTSKHSHSRMYYFMKHLSIADLVVAIFQVLPQLIWDITFRFYGPDLLCRLVKYLQVVGMFGSTYMLVLMSIDRCLAICQPLRSLHKRKDRFYVIASWMLSLIFSTPQVYIFSLRDVGNGVYDCWGDFVQPWGAKAYITWISLTIYIIPVAILSLCYGLISFKIWQNFKMKTRRDQCMSLTPRAYKGAALSRVSSVRLISKAKIRTVKMTFVIVLAYIVCWTPFFFVQMWSAWDPAAPREDVAFIIAMLLASLNSCCNPWIYMFFAGHLFHDLMRCFVCCSSQYLKASRCGGFDHQQSRRSISTYVVKDHSSQRSVTQTSST